The proteins below are encoded in one region of Micromonospora pisi:
- a CDS encoding type VII secretion target codes for MATASGSIHANTGFLQQFADELDPSAATAAKAAATEVRGTVSDCGDPLPGCQQFNATVTRVTDQIIAFCVEVEQGIQAYASVARDSAAAYVYGDETGRTAIEHAAAPQSTSGR; via the coding sequence ATGGCCACCGCGTCGGGATCCATCCATGCCAACACCGGTTTCCTACAGCAGTTCGCCGACGAGCTGGACCCGTCGGCCGCCACCGCCGCCAAGGCCGCGGCCACCGAGGTGCGGGGCACGGTGAGCGACTGCGGCGACCCACTGCCCGGATGTCAGCAGTTCAACGCGACGGTCACCAGGGTCACCGACCAGATCATCGCCTTCTGCGTCGAAGTCGAGCAGGGCATTCAGGCGTACGCGTCGGTCGCACGGGACAGTGCCGCCGCCTACGTGTACGGGGACGAAACCGGGCGTACGGCGATCGAGCACGCCGCCGCCCCACAGTCGACATCCGGGCGTTGA